The genomic window ATGTGAGACGCGAAGAAGATGTCAAAGCATTTGTAGATGGCTGTGTTCAGAAATATGGTCGTTTGGATATTGCATTTAATAATGCAGGTATTGTCAATCCAAACCTGGCCAAATTGCACGAACAATCAGCTGCAGATTTTCTTGATACATTGAACACGAACACAACCGGGGTATTTTACTCACTAAAACATGAAATCCCCCATATGCTCAGGCAGAGGGGAGGCTGTATTGTCAACACAGCCTCAGTCTCAGGGCACAGGGGTTTTACAGAAATTGGTCCCTATAGTGTTAGCAAACATGCTCTGCTTGGATTAACCAAAGTAGCATCTTTAGAATACGCCAAAGACAACATTCGGATTACGTCAATTTCACCCGGTGGCGTAGATACACCGATGTTGCGCCGGGTACGGGAACAGCGCGGTATGTCTTTTGAAGAAGGATCAAAAGCAATCCCTATTGGACGCACAAACACTGTTGAAGAAATGGCACGGGCTGTAATGTTTCTGGCGTCCGATGATGCTACTGCATTTCATGGCTCCCTAGTTGATGTCACTAGCGGAATACTGGATTAGTCCCTACAGATGTAACAGCACAGAACCATCCAAGCTTTTGGAAAACCATTTTTGAAATATTACGGGCAGTATGAAACTACACAGCGCTTTTACACGACGTGGAATTATCCTGTCTGGGATCTCACTTCTATCGCTCTTGAGTACGGTCTCGATGGGCCGTACTCAAGAGCGCGCAGCTCAACAGCCTGCTTTTGATGCGGATGCTGCGAAACAAGTTGTCAACAACGTGGCTTTACTTGCAGATCAGCGCAAATGGCAAGAACTCTCAAGGCTCTTCTCTACTAAAGTTGTCTTGGATTACGGATATCCTGAGCTTCTGACTTCCCAAGAGATCATCGGTCGGTGGCAGCCACTGCTCACCGCATTCGATAACACTCGCCATCAGATCTCGCAGACTCAAGTTAGAGAAAAAGATGGCCGAATCTTGGCCATCTCACGCTTTTCTGCCA from Leptolyngbya sp. FACHB-261 includes these protein-coding regions:
- a CDS encoding SDR family NAD(P)-dependent oxidoreductase — its product is MPKQFENSDVNAANGERKSAEGLTRRQLVVGGAAVAGLTTAIASGTAQANTQKPPGPASTINPNGRFAGKVVLITGATSGIGEGTAYAFAREGAKVFFCGRRENLGRQVEARIKGFGGESTYMQADVRREEDVKAFVDGCVQKYGRLDIAFNNAGIVNPNLAKLHEQSAADFLDTLNTNTTGVFYSLKHEIPHMLRQRGGCIVNTASVSGHRGFTEIGPYSVSKHALLGLTKVASLEYAKDNIRITSISPGGVDTPMLRRVREQRGMSFEEGSKAIPIGRTNTVEEMARAVMFLASDDATAFHGSLVDVTSGILD